The Formosa sp. Hel1_33_131 genome window below encodes:
- a CDS encoding glycosyltransferase family 117 protein, which translates to MADFNFKKWNLILGWLAFLIAFITYSLTVEPTVSFWDAGEYILTSSKLQVGHPPGAPFFQMMGAFFSIFASEPSQIGLMINMMSTTASAFTILFMFWSIVLLIKQVAKYDNESSKDQNMAVLGAAFVGSLSFAFTDSFWFNAVETEVYAMATLIMAVLFYLGLRWENEMFTPRGNKWLILISFVVGLSFGVHFMGLLTIPAISLIYFFKNYKTVTIKNFILANIAGVAILLFVFKLLAPNILRYFSALEIFFVNSVGMPFNSGSIIAFILLVGFIFWGLNYTRKKGYIHLNTGLLCITFIVIGFSSWLMLPIRANANVTVNENNPSSARELLAYYNLEQYPKTHLFYGPQFTNQYVGLDENQPYVDDKPKYEKDEVAEKYVIVNDYKDGLQNYNTEHASFLPRMWSDEHAENYMMYSGFLEFSIKTEYQMQNDLRSVVNSFKDSVAQGDVDYEDYHAFLKKYGRYIDIQKPSLLQNIYYLFDYQIGYMYWRYFMWNFTGRQDDVQGRLDLHGNWISGIEAVDSYVLDISQDNLPSDVLNNKARNTYYFLPLLLGLIGLFFLFNRDKKLFWTMLVFFLFTGIAIQVYTNVRPFEPRERDYSLVGSFYVFALWIGFGVFAIYEKLSTYSKTSLLAPIVSLVCLIAVPGVLISQNWDDHDRSKRKTANAMALQYLESCDPNAILFTIGDNDTFPLWYAQEIEGIRRDVRVVCTSLLNVDWYIDQMKRKAYDSDPIPSSLTHDQYKWGTRDYVIKEVVTEDTLGLNQVLGFITSDDPRTKYKHILDEQGYDTSGQRRQDLNANYLPTEHIRIPVDTESVLRNGIVKAKDSASIVPYIDIRIKNSAIYKNRLLMLDIIANNNWERPIYFSGGAFGDDDYIWMKDYLQLDGLVYKLVPIKTAVAKDNPFDMGRIDTDKMYDMVTNWDWGNNGDPTMYHDIETRKNSLTYRGNLARLIETLIQEGELEKAEEIADLAMAKMPVDLFGFYTLLEPYIGAYYELEATEKARNLFMEVSQKYQESLIYYSSLSEYNQSKHIQNIYTDIERYRGLVDVTAFYETDAFIKAEMEKFNNYLRLFTGELEEDEEVEEAEIEDEVLDIL; encoded by the coding sequence ATGGCAGATTTTAATTTTAAAAAATGGAACCTCATCTTAGGATGGCTTGCGTTTTTAATAGCGTTCATTACTTACAGCCTCACTGTTGAACCAACGGTTAGTTTTTGGGATGCTGGAGAATATATATTGACTTCTTCCAAGTTGCAAGTGGGACACCCCCCAGGAGCACCATTTTTTCAAATGATGGGAGCCTTCTTTTCGATTTTTGCTTCTGAACCAAGCCAAATAGGTTTGATGATTAATATGATGAGCACCACCGCCAGTGCCTTCACTATTTTATTCATGTTTTGGTCCATTGTATTGCTCATCAAACAAGTTGCTAAATATGACAACGAATCCTCAAAAGATCAAAACATGGCTGTTTTAGGTGCTGCGTTTGTAGGGAGTTTATCCTTTGCATTTACGGATTCCTTTTGGTTCAATGCCGTTGAAACCGAAGTCTATGCCATGGCAACATTAATCATGGCTGTCTTATTTTATTTAGGGTTGCGCTGGGAAAATGAGATGTTTACACCAAGAGGCAACAAATGGCTCATTCTTATTTCTTTTGTGGTTGGCTTGTCGTTTGGCGTGCACTTTATGGGACTGTTGACCATTCCAGCAATCAGTCTTATCTACTTTTTTAAAAATTACAAAACGGTTACGATTAAGAATTTTATTTTGGCAAATATCGCTGGCGTTGCCATTTTATTATTTGTCTTTAAACTCTTAGCTCCTAATATTCTTAGATACTTCAGTGCCTTAGAAATCTTTTTTGTGAACTCGGTTGGAATGCCGTTTAATTCAGGTTCTATCATTGCATTTATTCTGTTGGTTGGATTCATTTTTTGGGGACTCAATTACACCCGAAAAAAAGGGTATATCCACCTCAACACAGGACTCCTTTGCATCACATTTATAGTCATCGGATTTTCATCCTGGTTAATGCTTCCTATTCGTGCGAATGCGAATGTAACGGTGAATGAAAACAACCCCTCAAGTGCCAGAGAACTCCTCGCTTATTACAACTTAGAACAGTACCCAAAAACACATTTGTTTTATGGACCTCAGTTTACAAATCAATATGTTGGTTTGGACGAAAACCAACCTTATGTCGATGACAAGCCAAAATACGAAAAAGATGAAGTCGCTGAAAAATATGTGATTGTCAACGATTATAAAGATGGATTGCAAAACTACAACACAGAACACGCTTCTTTTTTACCGAGGATGTGGAGTGATGAGCATGCCGAAAATTACATGATGTATTCTGGGTTTTTGGAGTTTTCAATCAAAACGGAGTATCAAATGCAAAACGACTTACGTTCGGTTGTGAATAGCTTCAAGGATTCTGTAGCCCAAGGGGATGTTGATTATGAGGATTATCATGCCTTTCTGAAAAAATATGGACGTTATATTGACATTCAAAAACCTTCGCTACTTCAGAACATATACTACCTTTTTGATTATCAAATAGGATATATGTATTGGCGTTACTTTATGTGGAATTTTACAGGACGCCAAGATGATGTTCAAGGTCGGCTTGACCTTCACGGCAATTGGATCAGTGGAATTGAGGCTGTGGACTCCTACGTTTTAGACATTTCTCAAGACAATCTTCCAAGCGATGTTTTAAATAATAAAGCTCGAAATACCTACTACTTTTTACCGCTGTTATTAGGGTTGATTGGTTTGTTTTTTCTTTTTAATAGAGATAAAAAACTCTTTTGGACCATGCTGGTCTTTTTCTTGTTTACAGGAATTGCCATACAAGTTTATACCAATGTGCGACCGTTTGAACCCCGCGAGCGCGATTATTCGTTGGTGGGCTCTTTTTATGTATTTGCACTCTGGATCGGGTTTGGAGTCTTTGCTATTTATGAAAAATTAAGCACTTATTCCAAAACAAGTTTGTTAGCACCCATCGTAAGTTTGGTGTGTTTGATTGCTGTTCCTGGAGTCTTAATAAGTCAAAATTGGGACGATCACGACCGCTCTAAAAGAAAAACTGCAAATGCCATGGCACTGCAATATTTAGAATCTTGTGATCCAAATGCCATCCTTTTTACCATCGGTGACAACGATACCTTTCCACTTTGGTATGCCCAAGAAATTGAAGGCATTCGTCGCGATGTACGCGTTGTTTGTACGAGCTTATTAAATGTCGATTGGTACATTGATCAGATGAAACGAAAAGCGTATGACAGTGATCCCATTCCATCAAGTTTGACACACGATCAATATAAATGGGGCACAAGAGATTATGTCATTAAAGAAGTAGTGACAGAAGACACATTAGGCCTTAATCAGGTTTTAGGGTTTATTACGAGTGACGACCCGCGCACTAAATACAAACACATCCTAGACGAACAGGGGTATGACACTAGTGGACAACGCAGGCAAGATTTGAATGCTAATTACTTGCCTACAGAACACATCAGAATTCCAGTAGACACAGAGTCCGTCTTAAGAAATGGAATTGTAAAAGCCAAAGATTCTGCTTCCATTGTGCCTTATATCGATATTAGAATCAAAAATTCTGCGATTTATAAAAACCGTTTATTAATGTTGGACATTATTGCCAATAACAATTGGGAGCGTCCGATCTATTTTTCAGGAGGTGCCTTTGGAGACGACGATTATATTTGGATGAAAGACTATTTGCAACTCGATGGCTTGGTCTATAAGTTAGTTCCTATAAAAACAGCGGTTGCGAAAGACAACCCGTTTGATATGGGGCGTATTGATACTGATAAAATGTACGACATGGTGACCAATTGGGATTGGGGAAATAATGGCGACCCAACAATGTACCATGATATTGAAACCCGTAAAAACAGTTTGACCTACAGAGGAAACTTAGCACGATTGATTGAAACTTTAATTCAAGAAGGGGAACTGGAAAAAGCAGAGGAAATTGCGGATTTGGCGATGGCAAAAATGCCGGTGGATCTCTTTGGGTTTTATACACTGCTTGAGCCATACATTGGTGCTTATTATGAATTAGAGGCGACCGAAAAGGCACGGAATTTATTTATGGAAGTGAGTCAGAAATACCAAGAAAGCTTAATTTATTACAGCTCCCTGTCTGAGTATAACCAATCAAAGCATATTCAAAATATTTACACCGATATTGAACGTTATAGAGGGTTGGTAGATGTCACTGCTTTTTATGAAACGGACGCCTTTATTAAGGCTGAAATGGAAAAATTCAACAATTACCTTAGACTGTTTACTGGGGAATTAGAGGAAGATGAAGAAGTTGAAGAAGCCGAAATAGAAGACGAGGTCTTGGATATCCTTTAA
- a CDS encoding DUF2306 domain-containing protein, translating into MYEFIRDLHLYTIAPCLPLGFYLIVVSGKGGVLHKKIGSVYMLLIFFSTIVSLFLKAYVGPTFLNHFGWIHLLSLLTIWTVPRSLIAVKKGNIQRHKRSMKLLYWTGLLLAGLFTLMPGRYLHGVFFE; encoded by the coding sequence ATGTATGAGTTTATAAGAGACTTGCATTTATACACCATCGCGCCTTGCCTTCCGCTAGGGTTTTATCTCATCGTGGTATCAGGAAAAGGTGGCGTTTTACATAAAAAAATTGGCTCTGTATATATGCTTCTTATTTTTTTCTCGACGATCGTTTCCTTGTTTTTGAAAGCCTATGTAGGCCCCACATTTCTGAATCATTTTGGATGGATTCATTTATTAAGCCTTCTAACAATTTGGACGGTTCCTCGCAGTTTAATTGCTGTGAAAAAAGGAAATATACAAAGACATAAACGCTCTATGAAATTACTGTATTGGACCGGCCTCCTCCTTGCAGGATTATTCACACTCATGCCAGGTCGGTATCTACATGGCGTGTTTTTTGAATGA
- a CDS encoding winged helix-turn-helix domain-containing protein, protein MFRPLDKLLVNPTRLMIVAVLAKVENCDFNYLKKITETTQGNLSIQLKKLKESGYISIHKSFENNYPKTSCSITKAGIKAFEDHFTNLKNYQDLKL, encoded by the coding sequence ATGTTTAGACCCTTAGATAAATTATTGGTAAACCCAACACGTCTGATGATTGTGGCTGTGTTGGCTAAAGTGGAGAATTGTGATTTTAATTATTTAAAAAAAATTACGGAAACCACGCAGGGAAATCTGAGCATACAGCTAAAAAAATTAAAAGAAAGCGGCTATATTTCCATCCACAAAAGTTTTGAAAACAACTATCCAAAAACAAGTTGTTCCATCACAAAAGCAGGCATCAAAGCGTTTGAGGATCATTTCACAAATTTAAAAAATTATCAAGATTTAAAGCTTTAA
- the rimP gene encoding ribosome assembly cofactor RimP, whose product MFRDIVKELLEDCLAQRQDLFLIDFEILEGNKIRIVIDGDKGVLVEDCMFVSRGIEHNIDREEHDFALEVSSSGATTPLTHPRQFQKHIGRTLEVRATENQKIEAVLTAANKEDIVLEWKAREPKPIGKGKVTVQKKATLLYTDISEAKVKILF is encoded by the coding sequence ATGTTTAGAGATATAGTAAAAGAATTATTAGAGGATTGCCTTGCACAAAGACAGGATTTGTTTTTGATTGATTTCGAAATCTTAGAAGGCAATAAAATTAGAATCGTAATTGACGGGGACAAAGGGGTCCTTGTAGAAGACTGTATGTTTGTCAGTCGCGGTATCGAACACAATATAGACAGGGAAGAGCACGATTTTGCATTGGAAGTATCATCGTCTGGAGCCACCACTCCATTGACACACCCGCGTCAATTTCAAAAACACATCGGCAGAACATTAGAAGTCAGGGCTACAGAAAATCAAAAAATTGAAGCTGTCCTTACCGCCGCCAACAAAGAAGATATTGTACTTGAATGGAAAGCAAGAGAACCAAAGCCGATCGGAAAAGGAAAGGTCACCGTTCAGAAAAAAGCAACCCTTCTGTACACAGATATAAGTGAAGCAAAAGTGAAAATATTATTTTAA
- the nusA gene encoding transcription termination factor NusA, producing MENLALIDSFSEFKDEKLIDRVTLMSILEDVFRNTLKKKFGDDDNFDIIINPDKGDLEIWRNRVVVADGEVEEENQEISLTDAQKIEPDFEVGEDVSEEVKLVDLGRRSILALRQNLISKIHEHDNTNIYKHFKDLVGEIYTAEVHHIRHRAVILLDDDGNELILPKDKQIPSDFFRKGENVRGIIESVDLKGNKPSIVLSRTAPVFLEKLFEQEIPEVFDGLISVKNVVRIPGEKAKVAVDSYDDRIDPVGACVGMKGSRIHGIVRELGNENIDVINYTTNLQLYITRALSPARVTSIKINEETKRAEVILKPEEVSKAIGRGGHNIRLAGRLTGYEIDVFREGVEEDVELSEFSDEIEAWIIAEFAKAGLDTAKSILEQEIVDLVKRTDLELETIEDVVRILKEEFEE from the coding sequence ATGGAAAATTTAGCGTTAATTGATTCGTTTTCAGAATTCAAAGATGAAAAGCTAATTGATAGAGTTACCTTAATGTCAATCTTAGAAGATGTGTTTAGAAATACATTAAAAAAGAAGTTTGGAGATGATGATAACTTTGATATCATTATCAATCCCGATAAAGGCGATTTAGAAATATGGAGAAATAGAGTCGTTGTAGCAGATGGTGAGGTTGAAGAAGAAAACCAAGAAATCTCTTTAACAGATGCTCAAAAAATCGAACCAGATTTTGAAGTTGGTGAAGATGTATCCGAAGAAGTGAAGCTGGTTGACTTAGGACGTCGTTCTATTTTAGCACTGCGTCAGAATTTAATTTCTAAAATTCATGAGCACGATAACACAAATATCTACAAGCACTTTAAAGACTTAGTAGGTGAAATATACACAGCTGAGGTTCATCACATTCGCCACCGAGCGGTGATTTTATTGGATGACGATGGCAATGAATTGATCCTTCCAAAAGACAAACAAATTCCTTCTGATTTTTTCAGAAAAGGAGAAAATGTAAGAGGTATCATTGAAAGTGTTGATTTAAAAGGAAACAAACCGTCTATTGTATTATCAAGAACAGCCCCTGTTTTTCTTGAAAAATTATTTGAACAAGAAATTCCAGAAGTTTTTGACGGTTTAATATCTGTTAAAAATGTTGTAAGAATTCCAGGAGAAAAAGCCAAAGTAGCGGTTGATTCTTATGACGATCGAATAGATCCTGTAGGAGCTTGTGTTGGAATGAAAGGTTCTAGAATCCACGGAATTGTTCGTGAACTAGGAAATGAAAACATTGATGTGATCAATTATACAACCAACTTGCAACTTTATATCACAAGAGCGTTGAGTCCAGCAAGAGTGACATCGATCAAAATAAACGAAGAAACCAAGCGTGCTGAGGTTATTTTAAAACCTGAAGAAGTGAGTAAAGCGATTGGTAGAGGTGGTCACAACATTCGTTTGGCCGGTCGTTTGACAGGCTATGAAATTGATGTATTTAGAGAAGGTGTAGAAGAGGATGTAGAGCTTTCTGAATTCTCTGATGAAATCGAAGCATGGATCATTGCTGAATTTGCAAAAGCAGGTTTAGACACTGCAAAAAGTATCCTTGAACAAGAGATTGTAGATCTTGTAAAGCGTACCGATTTAGAGTTAGAAACCATCGAAGATGTAGTTCGTATTTTGAAAGAAGAGTTTGAAGAGTAA
- the infB gene encoding translation initiation factor IF-2: MAEIIRLNKVLRELNISLDRAVDFLETKNVEIEKRPTTKITSEVYDLLAGEFQTDANKKVASKEVGEAKLKEKEALRVQREQEIELKLQKAEAAKTVFKAKQVLQGPKKVGKIDLDGSKKAAEKQPEAVKPAVAPKEVVPKVEVAAPKAAPTPKEAAAPKVEVATPKAAPTPKVVPAPKEAATPKVESTPKVKPATKTAPAPLPVADKKETPVVSTTTETTPPATPVAPAATANEEPIASGEQKVETTNYQKLSGPKSTGQKIDLTQFNKPKKAKPVTPAAGTNSADARKKRRRISKVGSNPSQPRGNFRNRPPQARTQVPKVEPTAEEVQKQVRETLEKLQGKSNKGKKGAKYRKDKRDQHRQQTEKDQEQQELENKVVKVTEFVTASEVATMMDVSVTQIISACMSLGMMVTMNQRLDAETLTIVAEEFGFTVEFVTADIDEAIEIVVDTAEDLETRAPIVTVMGHVDHGKTSLLDYIREENVIAGESGGITQHIGAYGVTLGTGQKIAFLDTPGHEAFTAMRARGAQVTDIAIIVIAADDDIMPQTKEAIAHAQAAGVPIIFAINKIDRPAANPEKIKEALANMNLLVEDWGGKIQSHDVSALKGDGVKELLEKVLLEAELLELQANPNKPALGTVVEAFLDKGRGYVSTILVQAGTLKIGDYVLAGKNSGKVRAMHDERGNDLLVAGPSTPISILGLDGAPQAGDKFTVFKDEREAKQIAAKRTQLQREQSVRTQRHITLDEIGRRIALGDFKELNIILKGDVDGSVEALTDSFQKLSTEEIQVNIIHKGVGAITESDVLLATASDAIIIGFNVRPMGNARQIADKEEIDIRMYSIIYDAINDLKDAMEGMLSPEFKEEITGTAEIRETFKISKIGTIAGCMVTNGKIYRSAGIRLIREGVVVYTGELSSLKRFKDDAKEVAKGYDCGMQVKNYNDIREGDILEAFREVEVKKTLK, translated from the coding sequence ATGGCTGAAATTATTAGATTAAATAAAGTGTTAAGGGAATTGAATATTTCTCTCGATCGAGCGGTCGATTTTTTGGAAACAAAAAACGTTGAAATAGAAAAACGCCCTACGACCAAAATCACTTCGGAAGTGTACGATCTTCTTGCAGGAGAGTTTCAAACGGATGCAAATAAGAAAGTCGCTTCTAAAGAAGTTGGTGAAGCTAAGCTAAAAGAAAAAGAAGCCTTACGTGTTCAACGTGAACAAGAAATAGAGCTGAAACTTCAAAAAGCCGAAGCCGCTAAAACAGTTTTTAAAGCCAAACAGGTCCTTCAAGGTCCCAAAAAAGTCGGTAAAATCGATTTAGATGGCTCTAAAAAAGCAGCTGAAAAACAGCCTGAAGCCGTAAAGCCTGCAGTTGCTCCAAAAGAAGTAGTCCCTAAAGTAGAGGTTGCCGCTCCCAAAGCAGCGCCAACACCAAAAGAAGCAGCAGCGCCTAAAGTAGAGGTTGCCACTCCAAAAGCCGCACCCACTCCAAAAGTAGTGCCAGCCCCAAAAGAAGCAGCAACGCCTAAGGTTGAGTCCACACCAAAAGTAAAGCCTGCTACAAAAACAGCACCCGCTCCTTTACCAGTCGCAGATAAAAAAGAAACACCAGTTGTTTCAACAACTACTGAGACAACACCTCCAGCAACACCAGTTGCGCCAGCAGCTACCGCTAATGAGGAACCAATAGCCTCAGGAGAACAAAAAGTTGAAACCACCAATTATCAAAAACTTTCAGGGCCAAAATCTACTGGACAAAAGATAGATTTAACCCAATTTAATAAACCCAAAAAAGCGAAGCCAGTTACACCAGCAGCTGGAACCAATTCTGCCGATGCCAGAAAAAAACGTCGTAGAATAAGTAAAGTTGGAAGCAATCCTTCGCAGCCTAGAGGAAACTTTAGAAACCGACCGCCACAAGCTAGAACGCAAGTTCCAAAAGTAGAGCCAACAGCGGAAGAAGTACAAAAGCAGGTAAGAGAAACCCTTGAAAAATTACAAGGGAAATCAAACAAAGGTAAAAAAGGTGCGAAGTACAGAAAAGACAAAAGAGATCAGCACCGTCAACAAACTGAAAAAGATCAAGAACAACAAGAACTAGAAAATAAAGTAGTTAAAGTTACTGAATTTGTAACCGCAAGCGAAGTCGCTACCATGATGGATGTTTCGGTGACTCAAATTATTTCTGCCTGTATGTCTCTTGGAATGATGGTGACCATGAATCAGCGATTAGATGCTGAAACTTTAACCATTGTTGCTGAAGAATTTGGATTTACGGTTGAATTTGTAACCGCTGATATTGACGAAGCAATTGAAATCGTAGTAGATACTGCCGAAGATTTAGAAACACGAGCTCCGATCGTAACGGTCATGGGACATGTCGATCACGGTAAAACATCTTTACTAGATTATATACGGGAAGAAAATGTAATTGCAGGTGAATCTGGAGGCATCACCCAACATATTGGAGCTTACGGAGTGACCCTTGGAACAGGACAAAAAATAGCCTTTTTAGATACACCCGGTCACGAGGCCTTTACGGCGATGCGTGCACGTGGTGCGCAAGTCACGGATATTGCTATTATCGTCATTGCAGCGGATGATGATATCATGCCTCAAACAAAAGAAGCCATTGCCCATGCACAAGCAGCAGGCGTACCAATCATCTTTGCAATTAATAAAATAGACAGACCAGCGGCAAATCCTGAAAAAATTAAGGAAGCCTTGGCCAATATGAATTTATTAGTAGAAGACTGGGGAGGGAAAATCCAATCGCATGATGTTTCTGCATTAAAAGGAGACGGTGTCAAAGAATTATTAGAAAAAGTATTGCTAGAAGCTGAATTATTAGAGCTGCAAGCAAATCCAAATAAACCCGCTTTAGGAACCGTAGTTGAAGCCTTTTTAGATAAAGGTCGTGGGTATGTTTCTACCATCTTAGTACAAGCAGGAACGCTGAAAATTGGCGATTATGTCTTGGCAGGAAAAAACAGTGGTAAAGTTAGAGCCATGCATGACGAACGCGGAAACGACTTGCTTGTTGCAGGACCTTCAACGCCCATCTCTATTTTAGGATTGGACGGCGCACCTCAGGCAGGAGATAAATTTACCGTCTTTAAAGATGAGCGTGAAGCGAAGCAAATTGCTGCCAAACGTACACAACTACAACGTGAGCAATCTGTAAGAACACAACGTCATATTACGCTTGATGAAATTGGAAGACGTATTGCTTTAGGTGACTTTAAGGAATTAAACATCATCTTGAAAGGAGATGTTGATGGATCCGTTGAAGCCCTAACAGATTCGTTCCAGAAATTATCGACCGAAGAAATTCAGGTGAATATTATTCATAAAGGAGTTGGAGCCATTACAGAAAGTGATGTGTTACTTGCAACAGCATCCGATGCGATTATTATCGGATTTAATGTGCGACCAATGGGGAATGCCCGTCAAATTGCTGATAAGGAAGAAATCGACATCCGAATGTACTCTATTATTTACGATGCGATTAACGATCTTAAAGACGCGATGGAAGGCATGTTGTCTCCTGAGTTTAAAGAAGAAATTACAGGAACCGCAGAAATTAGAGAAACCTTTAAAATCTCTAAAATCGGAACGATTGCAGGATGTATGGTTACCAATGGTAAAATATACAGAAGCGCTGGAATTCGATTGATCAGAGAAGGTGTGGTAGTATATACAGGTGAATTAAGCTCTTTAAAACGTTTCAAAGACGATGCGAAAGAAGTTGCTAAAGGATACGACTGTGGTATGCAAGTGAAAAACTACAACGATATCCGCGAAGGTGATATTCTTGAAGCCTTCCGTGAGGTAGAGGTTAAGAAAACACTTAAATAA
- a CDS encoding phage tail protein, protein MKKSIVTLLLFCCFIFSESANAQDPFIGEIRMFAGNFAPRGWAKCEGQLLAISSNTALFSILGTMYGGDGSSTFGLPDLRGRVPMHYGSGPGLSSYTQAQSGGAETNLLVVANLPSHNHSINAVTADGNTSVPGGNLPAGTKLLDKEYSDATATTTMNSAMVSNTGGGQAVNNMQPYLTVTYIIATQGIYPPRD, encoded by the coding sequence ATGAAAAAATCAATTGTAACGTTACTACTGTTTTGCTGTTTTATTTTTAGTGAATCCGCCAATGCTCAAGACCCTTTTATTGGAGAAATCAGAATGTTTGCAGGAAATTTTGCACCACGAGGTTGGGCAAAATGCGAAGGTCAATTACTGGCGATTTCCAGTAATACGGCATTATTTTCAATACTAGGAACTATGTATGGCGGCGATGGCAGCTCTACTTTTGGGTTGCCAGACTTAAGAGGTCGGGTGCCCATGCATTATGGATCTGGACCTGGGTTATCTTCATATACACAGGCACAATCCGGGGGAGCGGAAACAAATTTGCTAGTGGTCGCTAATTTACCTTCTCATAATCATTCCATCAATGCGGTTACTGCAGACGGCAATACATCCGTCCCAGGTGGCAATTTGCCAGCAGGCACCAAACTACTGGACAAGGAATACTCCGATGCCACAGCCACAACGACTATGAATTCTGCAATGGTAAGCAACACAGGTGGAGGACAAGCTGTTAATAATATGCAACCCTATCTTACAGTTACTTATATTATTGCTACCCAAGGCATTTATCCACCAAGAGATTAA
- a CDS encoding T9SS type A sorting domain-containing protein, producing MKLLIQFFIFTSISFNGFAQITLNACQELFDDQEFIFTQTGSDDTGRAIFETTPITGDQPCSGIGVCEFQIAYNDTDSRWELRADDGNGDFSETYLIYYNTAQSTPNPPDATLGVWVENSTTDTSLCGGDGDSTIETLTGDVQSEVLGNFKEEFADVFKLFPNPSSRQITIESVYEVSNIQLFDLRGKSVLSASKIDQNSIDVRPLQTGFYIAKFEINDQQYVRKIVVQ from the coding sequence ATGAAATTACTTATTCAATTCTTTATTTTTACAAGTATCAGTTTCAATGGCTTTGCTCAAATCACGCTCAATGCTTGTCAAGAGTTGTTCGATGATCAAGAATTTATATTCACACAAACGGGTTCCGACGATACGGGGAGAGCTATTTTTGAAACCACACCAATCACAGGCGATCAGCCTTGTAGCGGCATTGGAGTCTGTGAATTTCAAATCGCTTATAATGATACGGATAGTCGATGGGAACTCCGAGCAGATGATGGCAATGGTGATTTTTCTGAAACCTATTTAATTTATTATAATACTGCGCAATCAACACCAAATCCCCCAGATGCAACCTTGGGTGTTTGGGTTGAGAATTCAACGACAGACACTTCGCTTTGTGGAGGGGATGGCGATTCAACTATTGAAACACTCACTGGCGATGTTCAAAGTGAAGTATTGGGCAATTTCAAAGAAGAATTTGCGGATGTATTTAAACTATTTCCCAATCCAAGTTCACGTCAAATTACCATTGAATCGGTTTATGAAGTTTCCAATATTCAGCTCTTTGACCTTAGAGGAAAATCAGTACTAAGTGCTTCAAAAATTGACCAAAATAGCATCGATGTTCGCCCGCTTCAAACGGGTTTTTACATTGCTAAATTTGAAATCAACGACCAGCAATATGTTAGAAAAATTGTGGTTCAATAA